GGTTTGTCCGCCGCACAAAGTCATACACGCCCAGCGGGGAGAAAAAGCGCGCCGTGCCGCCCGTCGGCAGCACATGGCTCGGCCCGGCAAAGTAGTCCCCCACGGCCTCCGCCGAGGCAGCGCCGATGAAAACCGCGCCGGCAAAGGTGATGTCCTCAGCCAAACGCTCTGGCTCAGCGGTCATGACCCCGACGTGTTCCGGCGCCATCCGGTTGACGAGCCGGACGGCCTCAGACAGGGACGCCACCAGGAAAATCGCCCCGAACCGCTCCAGCGCCGCCTCAACAACTTCCCGCCGCGAAAGGGTTGCTGCCTGATAGGCAAGCTGCTCAGCTACGGCCATGGCCAGCGTTTCGCTTGTGGTGACACAAACGGCTGCCGCCAGTTCGTCATGCTCGGCCTGCGCCAGCATATCGGCCGCCACGAGCACCGGGTCAGCCGTATCGTCGGCAATGATCACCACCTCGCTCGGTCCGGCAATGGCATCCACATCCACGATGCCGTACACCTGCCGTTTGGCCTCGGCTACATACCGGTTGCCCGGCCCGACAATCTTGGACACCCGCGGAATGCTTTCCGTGCCGTATGCCAGAGCCGCAATCGCCTGCGCACCGCCAACGGTATAGACCTCGCTGATGCCGGCTTCGATGAGCGCCGCGGCCAGCACCGGCTGGGTCAGAAAGGACTTGGCCGGGGTGACGGCCACCAACCGGGGGACGCCCGCGACCTGCGCCGGGACGGCCGTCATCAGAACCGTCGAAGGATAGGCCGCCTGCCCACCGGGCACGTAGAGCCCCACCGCGTCCAGCGGCTGGATGCGGTGAATGAGCTGGACGCCATCCGCCTGCTCCATCATCCGCGTGTATTCGCGCTGGAGTTCGTGGAAGTGGCGAATGTTGCCGGCGGCCACCCGCAGCGCCGTCCGTACTTCCGCTGACACCTGCCCGGCCAGCTTTTCGAGCAGGGCCGGTTCGACCCGCACGTTCTGCACCGACAGGGACACGCCGTCGAACTTCTCCGTCAGCGCGAACAACCCGTCATCGCCCGTCTCCCGTACCAACTGGAGGATGTCAGATACGGTACGGACCACATCCGGGTCGGCCACCAGCGTGTGGCGCTTGAGAATGGTGGCGAGGCGGGCCTGCCCCGCCGCCTCATCGAGACGAAAAACCTGCATAAGCTTTGGACTATCCTACGGAACGAAGTTCTTCGCCGGTCTCTGCGGCCGGAGCGCTTGCATCCGCTTCACGCGGCCGTCCGAACACATAGGCAATCCCCACACTCAGGAAGTACAGCGCCAGCATCGGAACGGCAAAGATCATCATGTTGGGAATATCCGAGGTTGGCGAGATGATAGCCGCCAGAACCAGGATGATCATCACCGCCAGCCGCCAGATGCGGAGCAGAAACCCGGCCGTCACCAACCCAAGACGCGCCAGCACAAAGACGACTGTTGGTAACTCAAAGACAATGCCCAGGCCAAGCACGATGGTGATGATGAGGTCGAAGTATTCATTGACTTCAATCATCGGCTGGAAGTCCTTGGCCGTGCCCAGCAGAAACAGACACGCCTGGGGAAAGGCAATGTAGTACCCAAAGGCCGCGCCGAGCAGGAAAAAGCCGGTCCCCAACACCAGCACCGGATACACATAGGCGCGCTCGTGCCGGTAGAGTCCGGGCGCAACGAAGGCATAGAGCTGGTAGAGCGCAAACGGGATGGAAAAGAAAATGGCCGCGTAAAAGGCTACCTTGATATACAGGTTGAACGCCCCCTGCACGGTATGCACCACCAACTGCCCCAGCGGATCAGGCGCAGCCGCCAGCAGTTCCGCCGAAGGCAGGGCAAAGCCCTCCGGCACGACCCGCTGCTGGATGACGAGCGTCTGGGCGGTTTCCAGGCGGCGTTTCCCCTGGGCATCCCGCGCAATTCGCGCTGGCACGGCCGTTCCCGGCGGCACGGTCAGCCCATCAATGGCGACGCCGGCCCCAAAGACATACGTCACCTGGGCGCCATCAGGTAAGTCAGACAGGCTTGGCAGTGGGGCACTGGTTCTGACCTGCGCCAGCCGCGAGGCCCGCAGGGCTTCCGCCACGGGCTTGGCCAGAAAGCCATAGATGACATCGGCAAAGCCCCAGCACACGATGAAGGCAATGGCAATGAACGCCACGACATAGAACACCCGCCGCCGGAGTTCGTCCAGATGGTCGAGAAAACCCATCGTGGCGGCAGCTTCCTCTTCTTCAGGCGGCCCGGCAAAAGGCTCGTCGGGTCTGATTTTTGGTTCATCCGCCATGGCACACACCCTGAATACGGCGGCAAGCGCCTGCACGCCGACCGCCAGCCCTAGCCTTC
This window of the Chloracidobacterium sp. N genome carries:
- the hisD gene encoding histidinol dehydrogenase, with translation MQVFRLDEAAGQARLATILKRHTLVADPDVVRTVSDILQLVRETGDDGLFALTEKFDGVSLSVQNVRVEPALLEKLAGQVSAEVRTALRVAAGNIRHFHELQREYTRMMEQADGVQLIHRIQPLDAVGLYVPGGQAAYPSTVLMTAVPAQVAGVPRLVAVTPAKSFLTQPVLAAALIEAGISEVYTVGGAQAIAALAYGTESIPRVSKIVGPGNRYVAEAKRQVYGIVDVDAIAGPSEVVIIADDTADPVLVAADMLAQAEHDELAAAVCVTTSETLAMAVAEQLAYQAATLSRREVVEAALERFGAIFLVASLSEAVRLVNRMAPEHVGVMTAEPERLAEDITFAGAVFIGAASAEAVGDYFAGPSHVLPTGGTARFFSPLGVYDFVRRTNLIRYTMGRLVKTADMITCLAEAEGLDGHARSIRLRMERHSGPLAPTTNPLTESKQNLLAVESPPETASNDEP
- the tatC gene encoding twin-arginine translocase subunit TatC; its protein translation is MADEPKIRPDEPFAGPPEEEEAAATMGFLDHLDELRRRVFYVVAFIAIAFIVCWGFADVIYGFLAKPVAEALRASRLAQVRTSAPLPSLSDLPDGAQVTYVFGAGVAIDGLTVPPGTAVPARIARDAQGKRRLETAQTLVIQQRVVPEGFALPSAELLAAAPDPLGQLVVHTVQGAFNLYIKVAFYAAIFFSIPFALYQLYAFVAPGLYRHERAYVYPVLVLGTGFFLLGAAFGYYIAFPQACLFLLGTAKDFQPMIEVNEYFDLIITIVLGLGIVFELPTVVFVLARLGLVTAGFLLRIWRLAVMIILVLAAIISPTSDIPNMMIFAVPMLALYFLSVGIAYVFGRPREADASAPAAETGEELRSVG